The Hyla sarda isolate aHylSar1 chromosome 2, aHylSar1.hap1, whole genome shotgun sequence genome includes the window aagctgtacaaggaggtgcgcgccggctgtagtctcttcagtgtgttttgcattcacaacctgtggtgcaaagtgttttgttagagagtttctatttgcgatagagaattcaagattttgaccgttccttgtctgaagagagaaccacaaggtaagtctcagcctcttctattcatacatacacagggctttttgtttgacagttttttttattgttgttgcttttttttagcaaaaaaaacaagaaattaatttccaaaagaaataacaaaagttatattcctcatagcattgtgacaatacttggcttaggcattaaacataataaaacgcacaaatagtatcatgaccagagctttttcttacaaaactgctaaaatgcaattatgcccaaaaaagcccccaagaaaaagagtcctaattcatgaagttctaaaagatataagtctatgagaaagatttggtggtgtagtaaaagaatgacagaaagattagggcagaaatataatagtatataatagaattctgtgtgtacaatagaaatactctgggtactccgaaagggaacattttcaaatcaactagtggcagaaagtcatataggggacggatagatcccaatgaggtggggtaggttcattattagtaaatgtatatagcaggatagcccaattgtatctacagtatgaagttcacatggcccagtgaccatacagccaagcccttataatccaccattactgggacagattcagggttatcagatattactatgaccggacaggtttagggttatcagatattactaggtcCGGACAGGTtctgggttatcagatattactaggaccggacaggttcagggttatcagatattactaggaccggacaggttcagggttatcaaatATTACTAGgtccggacaggttcagggttatcagatattactaggaccggacaggttcagggttatcagatattactaggaccggacaggttcagggttatcagatattactaggaccggacaggttcagggttatcagatattactaggactggacaggttcagggttatcagatattactaggaacggacaggtgcagggttatcagatattactaggaccggacaggttcagggttatcagatattactaggacaggacaggttcagggttatcagacattggtagcctcagggaagacgtctccatataaaacacttatagagaagcgtcttctactgaggctgcgatggtcttagtgttatcttgtggttctgtgctggacatttctgctctgtatgaaggatctattgtataatgacaggaatgatgacatgttgtctaatgtgttcacttatctctctctctctagtgttttcaggctctgacctgtgaccatggcctctccacaagacccattgctgaaggaggaggaagaagcaatggaggaccatagtgatatggatgtagaaaagggcgatatccctgagaggcagaacctaccatctctaagcgtgatgtccaccgcacgttccatcatcaccgtagtgatcctcgcctttgttaatttgcttatctatgcaaatcgctccagcgtggcgggggtgctgccttatatacagaaagcatatgacaccaatgctagtctgtccggcttattgaatacattgttcattggaagctacgtgctggtcgcaccaattgccggatatttgggcgaccactgtaataagaaatatactgtttgcgcaggagtcatcgtttggctgagcatgacacttaccctgtcattcatccctgacgggtacttcctgctcttcctgctgacgagtggactggttggagccggagaggcgactttctgcaccatcgccccctccatcattgcagacctttttacaagtgaccagcggacccgcatgctgaacgtgttttactccgtcatacctgtaggctgcggactaggatacatcatcgggcccaaagtgactgatgcagcaaggggcgattggcactgggcatttcgggtcacccctggcctgggcctcatagctgtggctttgatgattttggtcacaaaggagcttccaagaacgactacaaacgggaagaagaacaacaaatcccagaagtttgccaaatgggcgacagatctgaaaaaactatttaaaaatcgaagcttcatgttaaccaccatgggatcgacggctgtatccttcatagtgggagccataggtgtatggggtccgtcatacctgacccacgcacgaacactcctacaagagaaggacccttgccatgctgaaccgtgtgactatcacgacatcctaatatttggtgtggttacagtcgtttccggcattctgggagttgtagcagggacggagataagtaaaagatatcgtaaatccaacccacgggcggacccgcttgtgtgtggatgcgcgatgatgctctccgccccttttcttctgttggcattgacttttggcaacatcagccttgttgccaccaacatcttcatcttcatcggagagacgcttctgtcagtaaatttcaccctcatatctgacattatactaaaagtagtaactccgtggaggagatcttcagccctggccgtgcagatgacaatctatcacctcctaggtgacgccggcagcccgtacctcatcggcctgatatctgacacctacgaacgaggatatgccaaatcccctcatctgaaataccgcagcctggagtatgccctcatgacctgcaccataatggcagtcatcggaggggccttcttcatggccacggccctatatatagagagggacgaaaaagaagcagagatggaatcagaacctccgtcatcctcctcctcctcactgcttcctgccgatgaggaccgcgcttcagactgaggaaaagtcattgcttacctttatctcgtttacttcattaaaaaaaattaagaaaaaaataactgcatttgttctatgttcctttttaccccttatccTCTACCCAggggcagacacagacagcagagggcccttgtgcaaagaatgtgcctgtgcccccccccaaaacatcaattgttcagcaccccctctccatgtgtcacttactcaggtggacccccatatgtcacttgctgtatacgtttctaattatttattaaggcctcccatatgccgcagctcattcaagcccccctcattaggtagcatagattcccaacattaggtagcatatattccccacattaggtagcatagtttcctcacattaggtagcatagtttccccacattaggtagcatagattccctacattaggtagcagtttccccacattaggtagcatagtttgcccacattaggtagcatagtttccccacaatatgtagcacagattccccacattaggtaacatagtttccccacattaggtagcacagattccacacattaggtaacctagtttccccacattaggtaacctagtttccccacattaggtaacatagtttccccgcattaggtagcatagtttgcacagattccccacattaggtaacatagtttccccacattaggtagcatagtttgcccacattaggtagcacagattccccacattaggtaacatagtttccccacattaggtagcatagcttccccacattaggtagcatactttccccacattaggtagcatagtttccccacattaggtagcacagattccccacattaggtaacatagtttccccacattaggtagcatagattcctcacattaggtagccatagcccccccaaacacacagacagacacagacacacacagagacacacttacctgccctgcacagcgcttctcctctccggcagcggcctgacgagtgacgtcactgacgtcctcctgagtgggtctgcagaagtacgtcacttgtgcgacgtccctcgtcagaccccagtcagccggaggcagactcactgtctaaagtgcccgttgcgctattataccccgcagctgctttagaacagtgagcagcggcggcgccaaccctaccatgaacctactaggcacaaaaaaaagggggcagcaaaatgctgcccctgaaaagtgccacctgggacttatggtcccaccgggtcccatggtagggccgaccagaggcggctctagactttgtgaggccttaggcaaaacttgaacatgaggccctgctttattttctgctgaaattacatggtggtacggctgtgagatggttatactgtgacatcactatgtagtatctctgtactgtgccatcactctgtgtattatccctgtaatgtgacatcactgtgtattaactctgtactgtgccatcactgtgtattatccctgtactgtgacgtcactgtgtattatccctgtactgtgccatcactctgtgtattatccctgtactgtgacatcactgtgtgtattatccctgtactgtgccatcactctgtgtattatccctgtaatgtgacatcactgtgtattaactctgtactgtgccatcactgtgtattatccctgtactgtgacgtcactgtgtattatccctgtactgtgccatcactctgtgtattatccctgtactgtgacatcac containing:
- the LOC130356749 gene encoding protein spinster homolog 1-like, whose protein sequence is MASPQDPLLKEEEEAMEDHSDMDVEKGDIPERQNLPSLSVMSTARSIITVVILAFVNLLIYANRSSVAGVLPYIQKAYDTNASLSGLLNTLFIGSYVLVAPIAGYLGDHCNKKYTVCAGVIVWLSMTLTLSFIPDGYFLLFLLTSGLVGAGEATFCTIAPSIIADLFTSDQRTRMLNVFYSVIPVGCGLGYIIGPKVTDAARGDWHWAFRVTPGLGLIAVALMILVTKELPRTTTNGKKNNKSQKFAKWATDLKKLFKNRSFMLTTMGSTAVSFIVGAIGVWGPSYLTHARTLLQEKDPCHAEPCDYHDILIFGVVTVVSGILGVVAGTEISKRYRKSNPRADPLVCGCAMMLSAPFLLLALTFGNISLVATNIFIFIGETLLSVNFTLISDIILKVVTPWRRSSALAVQMTIYHLLGDAGSPYLIGLISDTYERGYAKSPHLKYRSLEYALMTCTIMAVIGGAFFMATALYIERDEKEAEMESEPPSSSSSSLLPADEDRASD